GCCACATCCGCTCGCTTTCAGGAAAATGGGGCGACTGCATGAGTTCGTCAAACATGCGATAGGTGTAGTCTTCCTCCCATCGCACGCTCGCCTTCAATTCCGCTTCGCCGAGCTCGCGAACCAATCCATCCAACCAGGCATAGGTGGTTTTGAGGCCGTTTGCCAGTTTCTGGAGCGTCGCAGGGCGAGGTGCCTTGATATCTCGACCCGATTCAATGCCTGCGATGGTGCCGATAGGCAGGTCGCATAGCTCTGCGAGGGCGCGCTGGCTGATACCCAGCTCGGCGCGTCGTGCGCGGATATACGCTTT
The genomic region above belongs to Candidatus Sericytochromatia bacterium and contains:
- a CDS encoding helix-turn-helix transcriptional regulator; protein product: MSNLKAYIRARRAELGISQRALAELCDLPIGTIAGIESGRDIKAPRPATLQKLANGLKTTYAWLDGLVRELGEAELKASVRWEEDYTYRMFDELMQSPHFPESERMWLVAKLRTLWQSHAAPEST